A DNA window from Brassica napus cultivar Da-Ae chromosome C1, Da-Ae, whole genome shotgun sequence contains the following coding sequences:
- the LOC111198213 gene encoding manganese-dependent ADP-ribose/CDP-alcohol diphosphatase — MGSVTTQPLFSFGVIADVQYADIPDGRSFLGTPRYYRNSILVLQKAVQAWNQHGNLKFVINMGDIVDGFCPKDQSLSATKKLVDEFEKFQGPVYHMIGNHCLYNLPRRELLPLLNIPSRDDDYNAYYDFSPTPEYRVVVLDGYDISAVGWPEDHPKTLAALKILDEKNPNSEKNSPEGLVGVERRFVKYNGGVGEKQLEWLDGVLKDATESNQRVIVCGHVPMSPGCASSAALLWNFDEVMSVIHKYDVVKVCLSGHDHKGGYFVDSRGVHHRSLEAALECPPGTYSFGCIDVYENKLSLVGTDRMLSTDFEI, encoded by the coding sequence ATGGGTTCTGTAACCACACAACCTCTCTTCTCCTTTGGTGTCATCGCTGACGTTCAATACGCCGACATTCCCGACGGACGCTCCTTCTTAGGCACGCCTCGATACTACAGAAACAGCATCCTCGTCCTACAAAAAGCTGTCCAAGCCTGGAACCAACACGGAAACCTCAAATTCGTCATCAACATGGGTGACATCGTAGACGGGTTCTGTCCCAAGGACCAATCTTTATCCGCCACCAAGAAACTCGTCGACGAATTCGAAAAATTCCAAGGCCCCGTCTACCACATGATCGGCAACCACTGCCTCTACAACCTCCCACGCCGAGAGCTGCTTCCTTTGCTCAACATCCCTTCTCGTGACGATGATTACAACGCTTACTACGACTTTTCGCCTACGCCTGAGTATAGAGTCGTGGTGTTAGACGGGTACGACATCAGCGCCGTTGGTTGGCCTGAGGATCATCCCAAGACGCTCGCTGCGTTGAAGATACTCGACGAGAAGAACCCGAACTCAGAGAAAAACAGCCCCGAGGGGCTTGTTGGTGTTGAGAGGAGGTTTGTTAAGTATAACGGAGGCGTTGGGGAGAAACAGCTGGAGTGGCTGGACGGTGTGCTTAAGGATGCGACGGAGTCGAATCAGAGAGTTATCGTCTGCGGGCATGTGCCTATGAGCCCTGGTTGTGCGTCCAGTGCTGCTTTGTTGTGGAATTTTGATGAGGTGATGAGTGTTATACACAAGTACGATGTTGTTAAGGTTTGTTTGTCGGGGCATGATCATAAAGGTGGATACTTTGTTGATTCTCGTGGGGTTCATCATAGGTCGCTTGAAGCTGCGTTGGAGTGTCCACCGGGTACGTATTCGTTTGGGTGTATTGATGTGTATGAGAACAAGCTGTCTCTTGTTGGTACTGATCGGATGCTGAGCACTGATTTTGAGATCTAG
- the LOC106375783 gene encoding serine/threonine-protein kinase AFC2 isoform X1, which translates to MEMERVHEFPHTHMDRRPRKRARLGWDVLPTAPKAQVGMFCGQEIGNLSSFGAPSEISSSSLSVKTVARNDSPPWREDDKDGHYMFELGDDLTPRYKIYSKMGEGTFGQVLECWDRERKEMVAVKIVRGVKKYREAAMIEIEMLQQLGKHDKGGNRCVQIRNWFDYRNHICIVFEKLGSSLYDFLRKNNYRSFPIDLVREIGWQLLECVAFMHDLHMIHTDLKPENILLVSSDYVKIPEYKGSRLQRDVSYKRVPKSSAIKVIDFGSTTYERQEQSYIVSTRHYRAPEVILGLGWSYPCDVWSIGCIIVELCTGEALFQTHENLEHLAMMERVLGPLPQQMLKKVDRHAEKYVRRGRLDWPDGATSRDSLKAVLKLPRLQNLIMQHVDHSAGELINMVQGLLRFDPAERLTAREALRHPFFARRR; encoded by the exons ATGGAGATGGAGCGTGTTCACGAGTTTCCTCACACACACATGGATCGCCGTCCCCGAAAGAGAGCGCGTCTCGGCTGGGACGTGTTGCCTACAGCGCCTAAG GCTCAGGTAGGAATGTTTTGTGGACAAGAGATTGGGAATTTGTCAAGCTTTGGAGCTCCTTCGGAGATTAGTAGCTCTTCTCTTTCTGTTAAGACTGTTGCTCGTAATGATTCTCCCCCGTGGCGTGAAGATGACAAGGATGGACATTACATGTTTGAACTGGGAGATGACTTAACCCCACGCT ATAAAATATATAGCAAGATGGGAGAAG GTACCTTTGGTCAAGTGCTAGAATGTTGGGATAGGGAGAGGAAGGAAATGGTGGCAGTGAAAATTGTTCGTGGAGTGAAGAAATACCGTGAGGCGGCTATGATTGAAATTGAGATGCTTCAACAGCTTGGTAAACATGACAAAGGTGGCAATCG TTGTGTACAAATTCGGAACTGGTTTGACTATCGTAACCATATATGTATC GTATTTGAGAAGCTTGGATCAAGTTTATACGATTTTCTTCGGAAAAACAATTATCGCTCCTTTCCCATTGATCTTGTCCGTGAGATTGGCTGGCAACTCTTGGAATGTGTAGCAT TTATGCATGACTTGCACATGATTCATACGGACCTGAAACCAGAAAACATCCTCTTAGTCTCCTCAGACTATGTGAAAATTCCCGAGTACAAG GGTTCCCGATTACAGAGGGATGTTTCCTATAAACGAGTACCTAAATCAAGTGCAATAAAGGTTATTGATTTTGGTAGCACAACTTATGAGCGACAGGAACAAAGCTACATTGTGTCAACTAGACATTACAGGGCACCAGAAGTCATTTTAG GACTTGGCTGGAGTTATCCTTGTGATGTTTGGAGCATTGGGTGTATCATAGTGGAGCTGTGCACG GGAGAAGCATTGTTCCAAACACATGAAAATCTTGAGCATCTAGCGATGATGGAGCGTGTTCTTGGTCCGTTGCCTCAACAAATGCTGAAGAAAGTGGA CCGACACGCAGAGAAATATGTGAGAAGAGGTCGTTTAGATTGGCCCGATGGGGCAACCTCAAGAGACAGCCTGAAAGCAGTATTGAAGCTTCCCAGGCTTCAG AATCTGATAATGCAACATGTGGACCATTCGGCGGGAGAGTTGATAAACATGGTGCAAGGGCTGCTTAGGTTTGATCCGGCGGAAAGACTAACCGCTCGTGAAGCACTGAGGCATCCTTTTTTCGCAAGGAGAAGATGA
- the LOC106375783 gene encoding serine/threonine-protein kinase AFC2 isoform X2 produces MGEGTFGQVLECWDRERKEMVAVKIVRGVKKYREAAMIEIEMLQQLGKHDKGGNRCVQIRNWFDYRNHICIVFEKLGSSLYDFLRKNNYRSFPIDLVREIGWQLLECVAFMHDLHMIHTDLKPENILLVSSDYVKIPEYKGSRLQRDVSYKRVPKSSAIKVIDFGSTTYERQEQSYIVSTRHYRAPEVILGLGWSYPCDVWSIGCIIVELCTGEALFQTHENLEHLAMMERVLGPLPQQMLKKVDRHAEKYVRRGRLDWPDGATSRDSLKAVLKLPRLQNLIMQHVDHSAGELINMVQGLLRFDPAERLTAREALRHPFFARRR; encoded by the exons ATGGGAGAAG GTACCTTTGGTCAAGTGCTAGAATGTTGGGATAGGGAGAGGAAGGAAATGGTGGCAGTGAAAATTGTTCGTGGAGTGAAGAAATACCGTGAGGCGGCTATGATTGAAATTGAGATGCTTCAACAGCTTGGTAAACATGACAAAGGTGGCAATCG TTGTGTACAAATTCGGAACTGGTTTGACTATCGTAACCATATATGTATC GTATTTGAGAAGCTTGGATCAAGTTTATACGATTTTCTTCGGAAAAACAATTATCGCTCCTTTCCCATTGATCTTGTCCGTGAGATTGGCTGGCAACTCTTGGAATGTGTAGCAT TTATGCATGACTTGCACATGATTCATACGGACCTGAAACCAGAAAACATCCTCTTAGTCTCCTCAGACTATGTGAAAATTCCCGAGTACAAG GGTTCCCGATTACAGAGGGATGTTTCCTATAAACGAGTACCTAAATCAAGTGCAATAAAGGTTATTGATTTTGGTAGCACAACTTATGAGCGACAGGAACAAAGCTACATTGTGTCAACTAGACATTACAGGGCACCAGAAGTCATTTTAG GACTTGGCTGGAGTTATCCTTGTGATGTTTGGAGCATTGGGTGTATCATAGTGGAGCTGTGCACG GGAGAAGCATTGTTCCAAACACATGAAAATCTTGAGCATCTAGCGATGATGGAGCGTGTTCTTGGTCCGTTGCCTCAACAAATGCTGAAGAAAGTGGA CCGACACGCAGAGAAATATGTGAGAAGAGGTCGTTTAGATTGGCCCGATGGGGCAACCTCAAGAGACAGCCTGAAAGCAGTATTGAAGCTTCCCAGGCTTCAG AATCTGATAATGCAACATGTGGACCATTCGGCGGGAGAGTTGATAAACATGGTGCAAGGGCTGCTTAGGTTTGATCCGGCGGAAAGACTAACCGCTCGTGAAGCACTGAGGCATCCTTTTTTCGCAAGGAGAAGATGA
- the LOC106375783 gene encoding serine/threonine-protein kinase AFC2 isoform X3: MTKVAIVMHDLHMIHTDLKPENILLVSSDYVKIPEYKGSRLQRDVSYKRVPKSSAIKVIDFGSTTYERQEQSYIVSTRHYRAPEVILGLGWSYPCDVWSIGCIIVELCTGEALFQTHENLEHLAMMERVLGPLPQQMLKKVDRHAEKYVRRGRLDWPDGATSRDSLKAVLKLPRLQNLIMQHVDHSAGELINMVQGLLRFDPAERLTAREALRHPFFARRR; encoded by the exons ATGACAAAGGTGGCAATCG TTATGCATGACTTGCACATGATTCATACGGACCTGAAACCAGAAAACATCCTCTTAGTCTCCTCAGACTATGTGAAAATTCCCGAGTACAAG GGTTCCCGATTACAGAGGGATGTTTCCTATAAACGAGTACCTAAATCAAGTGCAATAAAGGTTATTGATTTTGGTAGCACAACTTATGAGCGACAGGAACAAAGCTACATTGTGTCAACTAGACATTACAGGGCACCAGAAGTCATTTTAG GACTTGGCTGGAGTTATCCTTGTGATGTTTGGAGCATTGGGTGTATCATAGTGGAGCTGTGCACG GGAGAAGCATTGTTCCAAACACATGAAAATCTTGAGCATCTAGCGATGATGGAGCGTGTTCTTGGTCCGTTGCCTCAACAAATGCTGAAGAAAGTGGA CCGACACGCAGAGAAATATGTGAGAAGAGGTCGTTTAGATTGGCCCGATGGGGCAACCTCAAGAGACAGCCTGAAAGCAGTATTGAAGCTTCCCAGGCTTCAG AATCTGATAATGCAACATGTGGACCATTCGGCGGGAGAGTTGATAAACATGGTGCAAGGGCTGCTTAGGTTTGATCCGGCGGAAAGACTAACCGCTCGTGAAGCACTGAGGCATCCTTTTTTCGCAAGGAGAAGATGA
- the LOC106375784 gene encoding rhodanese-like domain-containing protein 11, chloroplastic, which yields MESLSLPILNPLLPSGSSLYRKQSSRMTSSMSSSVSFATGRTSLSTVRRSRVGVVKMQAVDEDIDLKQMRDMAAAKKRWDGLLREGKVKLLTPREAGYAIQLSNKPLLDVRPSSERNKAWVKGSDWVPIFDNEDNLDAGTLSKKVTSFAMGGWWSGTPILSFNKLFLSKVEDKFPKETELIVACQKGLRSLAACELLINAGYQNIFWVQGGLESAEDEDLVTEGSQPLKLAGIGGFSEFLGWTDQQRAQAAKEGWGYRLVFTARLFGVILAADALFLGAQQLGHYIQELRGH from the exons ATGGAGTCTCTATCCCTTCCCATTCTAAATCCTCTGTTACCTTCTGGTTCTAGTCTTTACAGAAAACAGAGCTCGAGGATGACCTCTTCAATGTCATCTTCAGTTAGTTTCGCCACAGGAAGAACATCTCTGTCCACCGTTCGCCGCTCT AGAGTAGGCGTTGTTAAGATGCAAGCGGTTGATGAAGATATTGATCTGAAGCAAATGAGAGACATGGCTGCTGCCAAGAAGCGTTGGGATGGTTTG TTGAGAGAAGGAAAGGTGAAGCTTCTTACACCAAGAGAAGCAGGCTATGCCATTCAGCTTTCAAACAAACCTCTACTCGATGTCCGTCCCTCTAGCGAGCGCAACAAG gCATGGGTCAAAGGCTCAGACTGGGTTCCTATCTTCGACAACGAAGACAACCTTGACGCTGGAACTCTTTCCAAAAAGGTCACCAGTTTTGCTATGg GTGGATGGTGGAGTGGTACACCTATTTTGTCTTTCAATAA GCTCTTCTTGTCAAAGGTTGAGGATAAATTCCCAAAAGAAACAGAGCTGATCGTTGCTTGCCAAAAAGGATTGAG atcCTTAGCTGCTTGTGAGCTACTTATTAATGCTGGGTATCAGAATATTTTCTGGGTGCAAGGCGGTTTAGAGTCTGCTGAAGATGAG GATCTAGTCACAGAAGGTTCTCAGCCATTGAAGCTTGCTGGGATTGGGGGTTTTTCAGAGTTCCTCGG TTGGACAGACCAGCAAAGAGCTCAAGCTGCGAAAGAAGGTTGGGGGTACCGTTTAGTATTTACTGCTCGTCTG TTTGGAGTTATTTTGGCTGCGGATGCCTTGTTCCTTGGTGCTCAGCAACTTGGTCATTATATTCAGGAGTTGAGAGGTCACTAG
- the LOC106375785 gene encoding alpha/beta hydrolase domain-containing protein 17B-like: MGGVTSSMAAKLAFFPPNPPSYKIIREEATELLLMDPFPHRENVDVLRLPTRRGTKIVAMYIRYPMAVTTLLYSHGNAADIGQMYELFIELSIHLRVNLMGYDYSGYGQSSGKPSEQNTYADIEAAYKCLEENYGAKQENIILYGQSVGSGPTVDLAARLPRLRASILHSPILSGLRVMYSVKRTYWFDIYKNIDKISLVRCPVLVIHGTADDVVDFSHGKQLWELCQEKYEPLWLKGGNHCDLELFPEYIGHLKKFVSAVDKSASKRNSSFSRRSMEGGCEHPPRHSVDAPKKSKDGREKPRKSVDRLKFQGYKLSHIERPEKLKIPFEEMERSRRSVDIYRDKSQPMERARKSVDWLDRNRINE, encoded by the exons ATGGGAGGTGTGACATCTTCAATGGCGGCGAAATTAGCCTTCTTTCCGCCGAATCCGCCGTCGTACAAGATCATCAGAGAGGAAGCAACGGAGCTTCTGCTCATGGACCCTTTTCCCCACCGAGAAAACGTCGACGTTTTGCGTCTCCCCACGCGCCGTGGCACCAAGATCGTGGCCATGTACATCAGGTACCCTATGGCCGTTACGACTCTTCTGTATTCGCATGGGAATGCTGCTGATATTGGTCAGATGTACGAGCTCTTCATCGAGCTTAGTATTCATCTCCGCGTCAATTTGATGGG GTATGACTATTCAGGGTATGGCCAATCATCAGGGAAG CCCAGCGAGCAAAATACTTATGCTGATATCGAAGCTGCTTACAAATGTCTGGAAGAGAACTATGGAGCAAAGCAGGAGAACATTATCCTATACGGTCAATCTGTTGGTAGTGGTCCGACCGTCGATTTAGCTGCACGTTTGCCTCGGCTAAGAGCTTCCATTCTTCATAGTCCAATTCTTTCTGGACTTAGAGTCATGTATTCCGTTAAGCGAACTTATTGGTTTGACATATACAAG AACATTGACAAGATCTCGCTGGTGAGGTGTCCTGTCCTCGTGATCCAT GGAACAGCGGATGATGTGGTTGACTTCTCGCACGGGAAGCAGCTCTGGGAACTCTGCCAAGAGAAATACGAACCGTTATGGCTCAAAGGCGGTAACCACTGTGATCTCGAACTCTTCCCCGAGTACATTGGCCATCTCAAGAAGTTTGTGAGCGCTGTGGACAAATCCGCATCGAAAAGGAACAGTTCTTTCTCAAGAAGAAGCATGGAAGGAGGGTGCGAACACCCTCCTCGGCATAGCGTAGATGCACCGAAGAAGAGCAAGGACGGAAGAGAAAAACCGAGGAAAAGCGTGGACAGGCTGAAGTTTCAGGGATACAAGCTGAGCCACATAGAGAGACCTGAGAAGCTGAAGATTCCGTTTGAGGAAATGGAGAGGTCGAGGAGGAGTGTGGACATATACAGAGATAAGTCTCAGCCGATGGAGAGAGCACGTAAGAGCGTGGATTGGTTGGACAGAAACCGGATTAACGAGTGA